CAGGAAGAATAGTGAATCTTTCAAGTATCTTAGGATCATCCACCTTGCATGCTAATCCTAGTTCACCCATTTATGACTTAAAGGCATTTGCGTACAACGCCTCTAAGACCGCACTTAATGCTTTTACTATCCACTTGGCGCATGAATTAAAAGACACTTCTATTAAGGTAAATTCTGCACATCCCGGCTGGGTAAAGACCGATATGGGAGGGCCTTCCGCTCCTATGGAAGTAGAAGAAGGGGGTAAGACTAGTACCGAGCTTGCACTCCTTCCGGACAACGGCCCTAGTGGAGGCTTCTTTCATTTGGGTGAGAAACTCCCTTGGTAATTCTAAGTAGGTTAGGCGGGAAAATTTATTTCCCGCCTAAGAATCGTTCCCCTATCCCATAAACATTAGGGAAATCCTGATGGAATCTCTTTCTCAGAAAAAAGACAACACGTTTGGCTTTGAAAGCTTGGACGGATATATCGCCATCTTAGCTGTCGTCTGTATTGCAGCATACTTGATCCTGCGCTTTTTTATTCCCGATTTGCAAGAATATGCATATTACCCCCTTTACCTTACGTTAGGACTCGGAGGAAGCATCCTTGTTTTGGATCTTTTAGGGAAATTAGTGACCTTACAATTCGGGTCAGACTTGCTTGCCGGAATGTCCATTGTTACGGCCATTTTGCTGGGAGAATATCTGGCAGGCTCCTTAGTTGTGTTGATGCTTTCAGGAGGAAAAACTTTAGAAAGCTATGCTATCAGAACAGCTTCAAAAACCCTTGAGGCCCTGGCTAAGCGCGCTCCGACAACAGCCCACCGCAAGACAGGTGATACTATCGAAGATATCCCGGTAGGTAAAATTATCATTGGAGATACGTTATTAATATTTCCACATGAGATCTGTCCGGTAGACGGCGATGTCGTGGAAGGGAACGGTGTGATGGACGAGTCCTATCTGACCGGCGAACCCTTTATGATTTCTAAAGCTCCCGGTTCAGAAGTCCTTTCAGGCGCAATTAATGGAGAAGCCTCACTAACAATCAAATCGACAAAATTATCTGAAGATTCACGTTACGCCAAAATCATGCAGGTGATGTCTGAGACTGAGCAGAAAAAACCGCACATGAGAAGGCTTGCCGACCAACTAGGAGCTTGGTATACCCCTTTGGCGATTATTATAGCTCTTTTAGCGTGGGTAGCTAGCAGCGATCCTGTACGATTTTTAGCCGTACTGGTGATTGCAACCCCTTGTCCATTACTGATCGCAATACCTGTAGCAATCATAGGATCTATTTCCTTATGTGCCCGTAGGGGGATTCTAATTAAAAACCCCATAGTTCTAGAGCAGATCGATCAATGCCGCACCATGATTTTTGACAAAACAGGGACCTTAACATATGGAAAACCCACTCTCACAGAACAGAAAATCTACAATAGTAAAACACCTGAAGAGGTCTTAAAGCTTGTTGCTAGCGTTGAGAGGTATTCTAAGCACCCATTGGCAAGTGCGATTCTAGAGAAAGCAGAAGATGAGAAAATTAAACTATTGGATGCTCAACAAATAAGTGAACCCCAGGGGGCAGGTCTGCGTGGAGTTGTAGATGGACAAGAAGTCATCATCACCAGCAGAAAACGACTTGTGAATTTTGGCTTGGAAAAAGAACTGCCTCTGTTGCCGGTAGGGGCAGGTCTAGAGTGCATTGTTATTATAGACAAAGCTTTGGCTGCACATTACCGCTTTAGAGATGCCCCTCGCAGTGATAGTGCTAACTTCATAAACCATCTGCTTCCCAAACATGGGATAAAAAAAACCATGATCGTCTCTGGAGATCGCGAGGAAGAGGTCCGCTATCTGGCAAATTCTGTGGGAATCATGGAAGTCTATGGAGGTAAAAGTCCTGAAGAGAAAGTAGATATTGTGGTGAAAGAAACCCAACAGGCCAAAACAGCTTACCTGGGCGACGGTATCAATGATGCTCCTGCATTACTTAGCGCAACAGTGGGTATCGCATTTGGGCGCAATAGTGATATTACAGGGGAAGCTGCAGGGGCTGTGATCATGGATAGCAGCTTGGAGAAGGTAGACGAATTCTTACATATCAGCAAAAGGATGAGAAATATTGCATTACAAAGCGCGCTAGGCGGAATGATCCTTTCGTTTTTTGGAATGGTCGTTGCAGCATTTGGATTCCTCCCTCCTGTAGCAGGGGCTATTAGTCAAGAGGTCATAGATCTTTTGGCGATTATGAACTCCCTAAGGACTATTTGGAAACCAAGCGTTATGAGCGATATACCCTTAGGGGATAACAAACCATGAGTTTCTTCATCTTTTTGCATCCCCTATCATGAAACATTTCAATCTTTCAAGTTTTTTATCCAGAATACAAGATGGTGCGGCGAGTCATCTTTTTCGCCGACATTCACCCAATAGGAATCGTAGCTTAGGTGAGGGTACTTATTAAAGCCGAGCTTTATCCATAAGGGATAGTCAATGTATCTATAATCTTTGGGCATATTAGGATCATCTTTAGCCACTTGAATATTACAGCAGGTGATGGCTGAATAAAGCTTTTCTTTTCTGACAATATCTTCAATATTCGCATATAAATTTTCCCCAATCCCCTTTCTGCGATAGTCTGGTAATAAGATGAGCTCACTGATATAGAAAAAATGATGGATATCTATATTCTCTTTTAAGAAAGGGCCTTGATAATCCTCTCTGGATTCACTTAACGGCATGCCTGAACATGCGCCTACCACTTGATCCCCGTCGAACGCAAGACATAGGATGCTATTGGGCAAATCGCCATAGGAATTAATATACGTTTCATAACCCGCATGTTCTCCGTCATAAAGGTATGGATATTCAGCATAAATTGTATGGCACAAGCTCGCAAATTCTGAGACATACTTCTTTATCTCTTGCCCTCTGAATACTTCCAATTGGATAGGATTTCCATTGCAAAGCGTAAAACTTGAAATACTAAAAACAAGCGCTAACAATACCTTTATCATCATGTTCTAACCTAATAATTGAGTGTTTTTTCCCGAAATGATTAAAGAAAAAAATTTAGATTAGCAGGCAGACTTGATTATTTCATTAGATTTATTACCGAAAGAACGCAGAGAAGCTTCTCTGCGTTCTTAGATGTTTTTTGAAGAAGCCCTCGACGTATCGAGGGCTAGGGCAGACTTAGTCATCGAGTTAGTAATTAAAGCTTATACCCGCACCTATGACAGCGCCGTCCAAAGTTAAATTACCATCAGAGCCTAGATAACTGAAATCATATATACGGTGCTGTTCTAAACCCAATTTAACCATATAATTGATGCAGCCGCAGGAACAGCTTGATGACTTATCCCAACGGATACCTATTTCTGCATCAGTACCGATATTGTTAAAGCAATGGTCGTTTCTTCCATTGCAAATGTCGACTGATGTAAGAACCGTATCTGTATTACGGTTTCTTCCTTTTACGTCGCCATAATAGGAAACGACAGCTAAGTCACCATATAGACTTAAGTCGCAGCCTATGTTCCAATTAGCTCCTAAACCTATTTGAGGGCCAACTCCCCAGAAATCTTCTTTGTCATCCATATCAGTAAAGGCGATACTATTGCCCGTTATGGAAGATGTTAAAGTAGTTTCTAGATGCGATTTTAAGCTTTGATGGATTCTAGCAGCGCGCAAGCCAATATAAGGCCTTACGTTGAAACAAGAAGACATGCAAAACTGATGTCCTAAAGTCAAATCGATCACATCATATCTTATTTTCCAACGTCCACTCTGCTCATCAGCGCTATAATTAGCGTGTCCTTTGAAATGCGTCCATTTGGCTTCCAGATCAAAATCATTCATTGCAACATCTGCCGCTATGCGGAATCCGGCGTTCCATTTTGAATGGGGTTTTCTATGGGACTCTCTTATAGTCGTCGTCGTGATACCATTTGCATCTAGAAAGGTGTCAATCGATGTATTTCCGAAAGCGCTTTCAAGTCCGCAAAGCTGAGGCCTCCACAGGAGTAAGTCAGCTTCAAAGCTTATGATGCAATCCTGGGTTTCACAGCAGTCAGCTACGCAATTGTTTTGGTTGTAATCCAACCCGCTAAGTTGTGTTGAAAAGGCTACCAGGAGTCCTAGGATAGCCATATATTTTCTTTTAAATGCAGTCGCCATGTTAAAATTTCCTACCTTAAATTGTTTGTCTTATTGACGGCCTATTAGGTGCAGCCCTGATTATTGGATCCTTACTATAAATAGGTGCGCTGAAACAGGTTCTGTACCACCGGCTAAGGGGGTAATTGTTAAGGCAGTTGCATTACCCGCAGGGTTGATTACCTCGAGGATGCTATTGGGCACTGTCGTCGTCAATAAAGATATGCCCACAATTTGGCTAGTTCCGGTGGCTCGGCCTGCGACGGAGTCAGCTACTGGCGCTGCGTTAAGACGTAACATAAGCTGTCCAGCTTCATCTACGCTGACTTGAAACTGAACTATATAGGTACCGACAGCAGGTAAGAGAAAGGTACTAGCTGTCAAAGGAACGATGACGCCACTGGTGGAGCCAGTCTGTGGGAAGGATACGGCAGTACCTGGGGCTACAGTCGCTGCGTTATCACCCGGCATCAGAGCAAAGAAGTCTGTAAAGTCTAATACACCTACCCCTGGGGTTCCTGGAGGACCTGGAGGACCTGTATCGCCAGGAGCACCTGCAACGCCGGGAGCGCCTGTAGCGCCTGTATCGCCAGGAGCACCTGCAACGCCGGGAGCGCCTGTAGCGCCTGTAGCGCCTGTATCGCCTGTAGCGCCGGTAGGACCTATAGGTCCTGGGGCTCCTGTTGAGCCTCCTGCTGCTGCATTAATACGGTCTCCCCTTTCACAACCGGCGGATAGGGTTGCTGGTAAGCTGCTGCCGAACACTAAAACGAAAATGAGTAAACGGTAAATCATATTTATCCTTTAAAATAAAAGATTCCTAAACTGTATAAATTCAATTTAAATAACAGATTCAAGTATGTCAAATATTTTTTTGACATATCAAACCTATTACTCTTTTAAATCCAAAAACTTACATTCACAACAGCCTTAAAAATAATAAAAACAAATTAAAGCTTAGCTAGATCTAATCTCACTCATATTTTCCTTAGCTAATAGTAGCCATAACTACCTCTGAGCTCAAAGGCTGAGGAATTATAAAGTCATTCTCTTCTTTTATATGTGCCCCATTCACTTTGGAACCATTATTTCGAGGTGAGGTGATATTTCCATCCCAGCGGGGGAAGTTTTTAGCATCAAGATCAAAGAGATCTAAGGTACGGCCTACAGTTTGGGATACGATATCTTCAATAGTACGGGGATGAAAGTAGAAGGCGGGAGTCGGAGGTGCAATCACGCCCCCCATTTCTGTCACTGCAACCATATTTTTCAGGTGGGCAGCTGTGAGAGGGAACTCTCTTGTAAGAAGTACTAGACGGCGCCTTTCCTTGAGAACCACTTCAGCAGCACGTGTCAGAAGATTACTGGTTATGCTGTTTGCTATTTCACCTAACGAACGCATAGAGCAAGGAGCTATAATCATACCCATTGTTTTGTAGGATCCGCTGGAGATAGGAGCTGCCAAATTATCGATGTGATGGTAATGGTCGGCCAGTTTTCTTAGCTCTTGAGAGGTAAGGTCTGATTCTTGTGCGCGCACTATTTCTGCAGCTTTTGTGATAATCAAATGTGTTTCGATGCCAAGTTGGCGCAGCACTTTTAGTAGCTCTATACCATAGACTAGACCGGTTGAGCCGCTCATCCCAACAATCATTCTTCGGGGTTCTGACATTTTTTTCTCCTAAATTTATTGGATAGTTCGTGCTTCATTTGTCTTTATTTTCAAAGGCAAAGTCATGATCTGAAAAAGTATAACGGAACCAAGGCGAATCACCGGCCCGGCCTAATTGATGACGCAGGTTACTGAAAGCTCTATAGATTAGGGGGTAAGCTTGGCCGTGATATTTCTGTAAGATTTCTTTCCAGGAGCGGGGAGCTTCCTTAATGAATTTTTCCATATCCTGTGTTAACTCTTCTTCTGTCATCGACTGAATATTTTTAGGAGGATCACCCAACATGCAGAGTGAACTTGGATCAAAACTATGAGGATCAAATCCACCTACAAGAGGAATCGTACAGTCTAGCCCAAGTTTAGAGGCGCTAATGGGCGGCACGTCACTTCCTACACTTGGATCTACCGTCATCGTATTACCTCCCGGAATTACCAGAGTACCCCTGTGAGGCATGTATCGGAAAGCCATGGCCCATAAAACTGCATTATCGTTCCATATGTCGACATCTTCGTCAAAAACCATTGCGATCTTGGGTAAAGCTAACCTTGAGCAGCTTAACATGACAGTCAGAGTTTGCATTGCATCACCGCCGCCCATGGTTTTAATTTTTGCATAGGCAATATTTGAAAGTCCGCCCGCGGGTGCGCGTACTTCTTTCACATCGATCCCCGCCTTTTGCAATGCAAAGAAAATATCTGCTTCAACAGAAGGTAGCTGCAGCATGTTATCCGTATACCAAGGGTACTTGCCGCCTATTGTCCCGTGCTGATAGATGGCGCTCTTGCGGTAAGTTATGCAGTTCACTTTAAAAATAGGATTGTGTTTTAAGCCACCGCCATACATTCCTGTGAACTCACCGTAGGGTCCTTCATCATGCGTCCAACCTTCTGTAACTAATAGTTCCCCTTCTAAGACTATTTCAGCATTAGCTGGAACATACAGATCCAAAGTTTCACATTTCACTAAATTAGCTGCGTGTCCATATACACCTCCTAGCACATCCCAATCATCGTCAGTAACTGGTGCCGATGTTAGAGCAGCAATTTTGTCGATCAACGGCCCTCCAATAACCATTGCCATAGGGAGATTTTTTCCATTTTTCTGTGCTTTGAGAGCATTTATATGTTGCCGATGAGAGGTGCAGGTTACATCAATGCTCTTTTCATTTTTGGTACGGAACATACTGCGGTATATTCCCCAGTCGGTAATACCGGTATCGGGATCTTTGCTGATGACCATATTATCGTTAGTGTAGGCGTGTCCATCACGGTCGTGGTGCAGAAATAGGGGAAGTTTAGTGAGGTCTACATCAGCCCCTTTTAAGATTACTTCCTTGCATGGAGCTGTTGGTACTACTTTTGGAGAGATGCGCTGCGTGCTCATCTGGGCCATTTTTGCCCCGGTCTCATTTTTCTTGCACCCTAGGGCCCAGGCATACATATCTTGGTTGGAGTAGGCATTGGTAAGGAACTGGAATTCACAATCTTTTATTTTCTCTACCAGGATAGCTTTCAGAGGGTTGTCTTCCATAATTTTAGGGAGTTCATCCACCCTTTTTTCATCTTTTATGCGGATGAGAAAGCCGGCTTTTTCGAGATCAAGGACATGATCGGATAAACTTTGCTGAGGCATCTTTTTACCTAAAATATTAATGCGTTATTTTATTGCGGGAAGAGCGCTCTTGGTTTCAGCGTAGGTTTTAAGGTGGTGGAGCAGGATCCCCCATAATGTATTGCACTTGCGGAAGTTTCCGTGCTGTCCCGGCCAGCCGGCATGGCGCATTTCTACAAGGGAGCGTTCGTCGTCATATTTTGAAATCTTATAGATAACTTTAGTTCCGGCAGAGTCTCCAGGACCGCTCACACATTCCCAAGTGATATTGTGCGGATCCAAACTAAGGATTTTCCAGTCAAAGGTGGGCTTGCCTTCAGCCTTGAAAATCAGATGGCCGTTGACTTTGGCGTCCCCTTCCACTTCCACTGTATGCCAGGCACGCAGACCGTCCAGGGTTGTTAAGGCTTTGTATATAGTTTCAACGGAAGCTTTA
This sequence is a window from Parachlamydiales bacterium. Protein-coding genes within it:
- a CDS encoding heavy metal translocating P-type ATPase, whose translation is MESLSQKKDNTFGFESLDGYIAILAVVCIAAYLILRFFIPDLQEYAYYPLYLTLGLGGSILVLDLLGKLVTLQFGSDLLAGMSIVTAILLGEYLAGSLVVLMLSGGKTLESYAIRTASKTLEALAKRAPTTAHRKTGDTIEDIPVGKIIIGDTLLIFPHEICPVDGDVVEGNGVMDESYLTGEPFMISKAPGSEVLSGAINGEASLTIKSTKLSEDSRYAKIMQVMSETEQKKPHMRRLADQLGAWYTPLAIIIALLAWVASSDPVRFLAVLVIATPCPLLIAIPVAIIGSISLCARRGILIKNPIVLEQIDQCRTMIFDKTGTLTYGKPTLTEQKIYNSKTPEEVLKLVASVERYSKHPLASAILEKAEDEKIKLLDAQQISEPQGAGLRGVVDGQEVIITSRKRLVNFGLEKELPLLPVGAGLECIVIIDKALAAHYRFRDAPRSDSANFINHLLPKHGIKKTMIVSGDREEEVRYLANSVGIMEVYGGKSPEEKVDIVVKETQQAKTAYLGDGINDAPALLSATVGIAFGRNSDITGEAAGAVIMDSSLEKVDEFLHISKRMRNIALQSALGGMILSFFGMVVAAFGFLPPVAGAISQEVIDLLAIMNSLRTIWKPSVMSDIPLGDNKP
- a CDS encoding GNAT family N-acetyltransferase → MMIKVLLALVFSISSFTLCNGNPIQLEVFRGQEIKKYVSEFASLCHTIYAEYPYLYDGEHAGYETYINSYGDLPNSILCLAFDGDQVVGACSGMPLSESREDYQGPFLKENIDIHHFFYISELILLPDYRRKGIGENLYANIEDIVRKEKLYSAITCCNIQVAKDDPNMPKDYRYIDYPLWIKLGFNKYPHLSYDSYWVNVGEKDDSPHHLVFWIKNLKD
- a CDS encoding Lpg1974 family pore-forming outer membrane protein; this translates as MATAFKRKYMAILGLLVAFSTQLSGLDYNQNNCVADCCETQDCIISFEADLLLWRPQLCGLESAFGNTSIDTFLDANGITTTTIRESHRKPHSKWNAGFRIAADVAMNDFDLEAKWTHFKGHANYSADEQSGRWKIRYDVIDLTLGHQFCMSSCFNVRPYIGLRAARIHQSLKSHLETTLTSSITGNSIAFTDMDDKEDFWGVGPQIGLGANWNIGCDLSLYGDLAVVSYYGDVKGRNRNTDTVLTSVDICNGRNDHCFNNIGTDAEIGIRWDKSSSCSCGCINYMVKLGLEQHRIYDFSYLGSDGNLTLDGAVIGAGISFNY
- a CDS encoding collagen-like protein — protein: MIYRLLIFVLVFGSSLPATLSAGCERGDRINAAAGGSTGAPGPIGPTGATGDTGATGATGAPGVAGAPGDTGATGAPGVAGAPGDTGPPGPPGTPGVGVLDFTDFFALMPGDNAATVAPGTAVSFPQTGSTSGVIVPLTASTFLLPAVGTYIVQFQVSVDEAGQLMLRLNAAPVADSVAGRATGTSQIVGISLLTTTVPNSILEVINPAGNATALTITPLAGGTEPVSAHLFIVRIQ
- a CDS encoding UbiX family flavin prenyltransferase gives rise to the protein MSEPRRMIVGMSGSTGLVYGIELLKVLRQLGIETHLIITKAAEIVRAQESDLTSQELRKLADHYHHIDNLAAPISSGSYKTMGMIIAPCSMRSLGEIANSITSNLLTRAAEVVLKERRRLVLLTREFPLTAAHLKNMVAVTEMGGVIAPPTPAFYFHPRTIEDIVSQTVGRTLDLFDLDAKNFPRWDGNITSPRNNGSKVNGAHIKEENDFIIPQPLSSEVVMATIS
- a CDS encoding UbiD family decarboxylase, coding for MPQQSLSDHVLDLEKAGFLIRIKDEKRVDELPKIMEDNPLKAILVEKIKDCEFQFLTNAYSNQDMYAWALGCKKNETGAKMAQMSTQRISPKVVPTAPCKEVILKGADVDLTKLPLFLHHDRDGHAYTNDNMVISKDPDTGITDWGIYRSMFRTKNEKSIDVTCTSHRQHINALKAQKNGKNLPMAMVIGGPLIDKIAALTSAPVTDDDWDVLGGVYGHAANLVKCETLDLYVPANAEIVLEGELLVTEGWTHDEGPYGEFTGMYGGGLKHNPIFKVNCITYRKSAIYQHGTIGGKYPWYTDNMLQLPSVEADIFFALQKAGIDVKEVRAPAGGLSNIAYAKIKTMGGGDAMQTLTVMLSCSRLALPKIAMVFDEDVDIWNDNAVLWAMAFRYMPHRGTLVIPGGNTMTVDPSVGSDVPPISASKLGLDCTIPLVGGFDPHSFDPSSLCMLGDPPKNIQSMTEEELTQDMEKFIKEAPRSWKEILQKYHGQAYPLIYRAFSNLRHQLGRAGDSPWFRYTFSDHDFAFENKDK
- a CDS encoding SRPBCC domain-containing protein, translating into MADIDHEISIKASVETIYKALTTLDGLRAWHTVEVEGDAKVNGHLIFKAEGKPTFDWKILSLDPHNITWECVSGPGDSAGTKVIYKISKYDDERSLVEMRHAGWPGQHGNFRKCNTLWGILLHHLKTYAETKSALPAIK